A genomic stretch from Colwellia sp. Arc7-635 includes:
- the fadA gene encoding acetyl-CoA C-acyltransferase FadA — translation MKEVVIVDCIRTPMGRSKAGVFRNVRAETLSAHLMQQLLVRNPNLDPALIEDIIWGNVKQTKEQGFNIARNAQLLTDIPKSTGAVTVNRLCGSSMQALHDATTNIMAGQGDVFLVGGVEHMGHVPMMYDVDFDPALSKHISRAAGNMGLTAELLGMQHGITRAEQDAFGARSHQLAHKAMLEGRWANEIVPTLGHDAMGALTLIEHDEVIRPETTIESLAGLRPVFDPVNGTVTAGTSSALSDGASAMLVMSAERAKAMGLTPRVKIRGMAIAGCDPSTMGFGPVPATKKALQRAGLTLADIELAEFNEAFAAQALSCVRSLGLEDKVDDMINLNGGAIALGHPLGCSGTRISGTLINLMEAKDANIGLATMCIGLGQGIATVFERV, via the coding sequence ATGAAAGAAGTCGTTATTGTCGATTGCATCCGTACCCCAATGGGGCGCTCAAAAGCTGGTGTTTTTCGTAATGTTCGTGCTGAAACTTTATCAGCACATTTAATGCAGCAATTATTAGTTAGAAACCCTAACCTTGATCCGGCATTAATTGAAGACATTATCTGGGGCAACGTTAAGCAAACTAAAGAGCAAGGTTTTAACATTGCTCGTAATGCTCAACTATTAACAGATATTCCAAAGTCTACCGGTGCTGTCACCGTGAACCGCTTATGTGGTTCATCAATGCAAGCACTACATGACGCCACTACTAATATCATGGCCGGTCAAGGCGATGTATTTTTAGTGGGTGGTGTTGAACACATGGGTCACGTACCTATGATGTACGATGTAGATTTTGATCCAGCATTGAGCAAACATATCTCACGTGCTGCAGGTAACATGGGCTTAACAGCTGAGTTACTCGGTATGCAACACGGTATTACTCGTGCTGAACAAGACGCTTTTGGCGCTCGTTCTCATCAACTGGCCCATAAAGCAATGCTTGAAGGCCGTTGGGCAAACGAAATCGTACCAACTTTAGGTCATGATGCGATGGGCGCGTTAACGCTTATCGAGCACGATGAAGTTATTCGTCCTGAAACGACGATTGAAAGTTTAGCGGGCTTACGTCCGGTATTTGATCCGGTAAATGGTACAGTAACTGCGGGTACTTCTTCTGCACTTTCTGATGGCGCTTCGGCAATGTTAGTGATGTCAGCTGAACGTGCTAAAGCGATGGGCTTAACACCACGTGTTAAAATTCGTGGTATGGCTATCGCAGGTTGTGATCCATCAACAATGGGCTTTGGTCCAGTGCCAGCAACGAAGAAAGCACTACAACGTGCAGGTTTAACGTTAGCCGATATCGAATTAGCTGAATTTAACGAAGCATTTGCAGCACAAGCATTGTCATGTGTACGTTCATTAGGCTTAGAAGACAAAGTGGATGACATGATTAACCTTAACGGTGGTGCTATTGCACTAGGCCATCCTCTAGGTTGTTCAGGTACACGTATCTCAGGTACATTGATTAACTTAATGGAAGCGAAAGACGCTAACATTGGTTTAGCGACTATGTGTATTGGTTTAGGCCAAGGTATCGCGACCGTATTTGAAAGAGTGTAA
- a CDS encoding PLP-dependent aminotransferase family protein, translating into MKILNLTLEDGANKLYLKIANAIREAIKSGNAAMGEKLPSARTLATQLAVNRHTIMSAYQELEAQGWVQSKERQGYCVAQTLPIYHSLKNKEKLNQANNKHQWRLVKTRNSGLQRQASDYHFNFAGGNPDISLFPFNEFRSYVNEAMSRPQINELNYGNNNGFPAFITEVSTYLRRVRAIADKEIIVVNGSQEALYILSQILLKTGDKVAVESLGYRPAWKALKNAGAELIGVKQTKDGIDVDHLEQLFKQHKLRLLYLTPLHQYPTTTTLPAAQRIKIYRLAQQYNVPIIEDDYDHEFHYDSQPLAPIAANDPAGLVIYLSSFSKLMFPGIRLGIIAVDKTLVPDIVSYRTMINHKANVVLQDAVARWMKDGAFERHLRKATRIYQKRRQCMVEILNGFIAEGIQLDFNVPPGGMTLWVNVGGNAEEIATAARDNNIFLLAENAFHLEQENDENKFIRLGFAGQSEDKIKRGLLLLKPLLNLKE; encoded by the coding sequence ATGAAAATATTAAATCTAACTCTGGAAGACGGCGCAAATAAGCTGTATTTAAAAATTGCCAATGCCATTCGAGAAGCAATTAAAAGTGGCAATGCTGCTATGGGTGAAAAGCTGCCATCAGCACGTACTTTAGCAACACAGTTAGCCGTAAACCGTCATACAATTATGTCGGCTTATCAGGAGTTAGAAGCGCAAGGTTGGGTGCAAAGCAAAGAAAGACAAGGTTATTGTGTCGCGCAAACATTGCCAATTTATCATTCACTAAAAAATAAAGAAAAGCTCAATCAAGCTAATAATAAGCATCAATGGCGCTTGGTAAAAACACGCAACAGCGGTTTGCAGCGCCAAGCAAGTGATTACCACTTTAACTTTGCTGGGGGTAACCCCGACATTTCACTGTTCCCTTTCAATGAATTTAGAAGCTACGTAAATGAGGCGATGAGTCGCCCGCAAATTAATGAATTAAACTACGGCAATAACAATGGTTTTCCTGCGTTTATTACTGAAGTAAGTACTTATTTACGTCGAGTAAGAGCCATTGCCGATAAAGAAATAATTGTCGTTAATGGCAGCCAAGAAGCCTTATATATACTTTCACAAATTTTGCTAAAAACAGGCGATAAAGTTGCCGTTGAAAGTTTAGGTTATCGCCCTGCTTGGAAGGCATTAAAAAATGCCGGTGCCGAGCTTATCGGCGTCAAACAAACAAAAGACGGTATTGATGTTGATCACCTTGAACAGTTATTTAAACAGCATAAACTTCGCCTGCTCTACTTAACGCCGCTGCATCAATATCCAACTACCACGACATTACCCGCAGCACAGCGAATAAAAATTTATCGCCTGGCGCAGCAATATAATGTGCCGATTATTGAAGACGACTACGACCATGAATTTCATTATGACAGTCAGCCGTTAGCACCTATTGCAGCTAATGATCCTGCAGGGCTGGTGATATATTTATCAAGCTTTTCTAAGCTTATGTTTCCAGGTATTCGTTTGGGGATTATTGCGGTCGACAAAACCCTTGTGCCTGACATTGTTAGCTATCGAACGATGATTAATCATAAAGCCAATGTCGTATTACAAGATGCCGTTGCTCGATGGATGAAAGATGGCGCATTCGAACGTCATTTAAGAAAAGCGACGCGTATTTATCAAAAAAGACGCCAGTGCATGGTGGAAATACTAAACGGATTTATAGCTGAAGGTATACAGCTCGATTTTAACGTGCCTCCCGGCGGCATGACCTTATGGGTCAATGTGGGAGGGAATGCGGAAGAAATAGCAACAGCAGCCCGAGATAACAACATATTCTTACTCGCTGAAAATGCTTTCCATTTAGAACAAGAAAATGATGAAAATAAATTTATTAGATTAGGTTTTGCGGGTCAAAGCGAAGATAAAATTAAGCGAGGCCTATTACTATTAAAACCTTTGCTTAATCTTAAGGAATAA